The proteins below are encoded in one region of Sporosarcina sp. FSL K6-1508:
- a CDS encoding ABC-F family ATP-binding cassette domain-containing protein: MSLLTVTNLSHGFGDRAIFEDVSFRLLQGEHIGLVGANGEGKSTFMNIITRKLEPDAGTVSWAKRVRVGYLDQHVALKQGMSIRDVLRTAFQYLYDQEAEMNALFAKMADVDADELEALLEETGEIQEALTHNDFYIIDSKVEEVANGLGLDEFGLDRDVHDLSGGQRTKVLLGKLLLEKPDILLLDEPTNYLDVEHIDWLRNYLQNYANAFILISHDIPFLNSVIQLIYHMENQQITRYAGDYDEFLRVHEMKKQQVEAAFKKQQKEIAHLKDFVARNKANAATSRMAMSRQKKLDKMDVIELDAEKPKPQFDFKQARTPGRFLFETKELVIGYEEPLSKALDLTMERGQKIALSGANGIGKTTLLKSILGEIPALSGSVERGEHLEIGYFEQEAKAENNNTCLEEVWEAFPHFTQYEVRAALARCGLTTKHIESKVKVLSGGERAKVRLCKLINRETNLLVLDEPTNHLDHEAKEELKRALKEYKGSVLLISHEPDFYEGVVTDVWNGENWTTKMF; this comes from the coding sequence ATGAGTTTATTGACTGTAACAAATTTAAGCCACGGTTTCGGGGATCGCGCGATTTTCGAAGACGTCTCTTTCCGTTTATTGCAAGGTGAACATATTGGATTGGTCGGTGCTAATGGTGAAGGGAAATCTACCTTCATGAACATCATCACGCGCAAGCTGGAGCCGGATGCGGGAACAGTGAGCTGGGCGAAGCGGGTGCGTGTCGGGTATTTGGATCAACACGTTGCGTTGAAACAGGGGATGAGCATCCGTGACGTTCTACGCACTGCCTTTCAATATTTGTATGATCAGGAGGCAGAAATGAACGCGCTATTCGCCAAGATGGCTGATGTGGATGCGGATGAACTGGAAGCGCTCCTTGAAGAGACGGGTGAAATACAAGAAGCGTTAACGCATAATGATTTTTACATAATCGATTCGAAAGTAGAGGAAGTGGCGAACGGACTGGGATTGGATGAATTCGGTTTGGATCGTGACGTTCATGACTTGAGCGGGGGACAGCGGACGAAGGTTTTACTCGGCAAGTTATTGCTGGAAAAACCGGATATCCTTCTCCTGGATGAGCCGACAAACTATTTGGATGTAGAGCATATCGATTGGCTGCGTAATTATTTACAGAACTATGCGAATGCGTTCATATTAATATCTCATGACATCCCTTTCTTGAATAGTGTCATACAGCTTATCTACCATATGGAGAACCAACAGATTACTCGGTATGCCGGGGATTATGATGAATTTTTGCGTGTGCATGAGATGAAGAAACAGCAAGTGGAGGCCGCCTTCAAGAAACAACAGAAGGAGATTGCACATCTCAAAGACTTCGTGGCCCGCAATAAAGCGAATGCCGCGACCAGCAGAATGGCCATGTCTCGTCAGAAGAAATTGGACAAGATGGATGTCATCGAATTGGATGCTGAAAAGCCGAAGCCGCAATTCGATTTCAAACAAGCACGGACGCCTGGAAGATTTCTATTCGAAACGAAGGAACTTGTTATCGGATATGAGGAGCCATTGTCGAAGGCCTTGGATCTGACGATGGAACGTGGGCAGAAAATCGCCTTGTCGGGTGCAAATGGGATCGGGAAAACGACGCTATTAAAGAGCATTCTTGGAGAAATCCCTGCACTTTCAGGTTCTGTTGAACGTGGTGAGCATTTGGAAATCGGGTATTTCGAGCAGGAAGCAAAGGCGGAAAATAACAATACCTGCCTAGAAGAAGTATGGGAAGCTTTCCCCCATTTTACGCAATATGAAGTACGTGCGGCATTGGCCAGATGTGGATTGACAACAAAACATATTGAAAGCAAAGTGAAGGTATTAAGCGGTGGAGAACGGGCGAAAGTGCGTCTCTGTAAATTAATTAACCGGGAAACGAATTTGCTTGTTCTCGATGAGCCGACGAATCACCTCGATCATGAGGCGAAAGAGGAATTGAAACGCGCCCTGAAGGAATACAAAGGAAGCGTCTTGCTTATCTCTCACGAACCTGATTTTTATGAAGGCGTTGTGACAGACGTTTGGAACGGTGAAAATTGGACGACTAAAATGTTTTAA
- a CDS encoding MFS transporter produces MRKRDFTEIAHYVDSIEEQQKLYKRSLFVVVMSQIFGGAGLAAGITVGALIARDMLGTASYAGVPAALFTLGSALSAFLVGRISQRFGRRYGLSLGFITGGIGAMGVILATTIDNVVLLFISLFVYGAGTSTNLQARYAGTDLANEKQRATAISIAMVSTTIGAVAGPNLVTPMGNFAMTLGIPALAGPFILAAAAYLVAGLTLFLYLRPDPFLVAKAIAVQQEVQVDSNSTEVSKKLHYKINRIGIVVGAMVLVLSHLIMVAIMTMTPIHMQNHGSGLTVVGMVISLHIAAMYLPSLGTGLLVDKVGRTAMVIASGVTLSVAGFIAAFAPGDSMAWLTIALILLGLGWNFGLISGTAIIIDSTDMKTRAKTQGSVDVWVALAGTAGSILSGIIVAYSSYAVLGLLGMYLSLLLIPLIVWKRYKEKKEPY; encoded by the coding sequence ATGAGGAAAAGAGATTTCACGGAAATAGCGCACTATGTAGATTCAATTGAGGAACAACAAAAGCTCTATAAAAGATCGCTGTTTGTTGTTGTAATGTCACAAATATTTGGCGGGGCAGGACTTGCGGCAGGGATTACTGTTGGTGCGTTAATTGCTAGGGATATGTTAGGCACTGCAAGCTATGCAGGGGTGCCGGCCGCCTTGTTTACGCTTGGTTCAGCGCTTTCTGCGTTCTTAGTTGGCAGGATTTCACAGCGTTTCGGTCGTCGTTACGGGCTTTCACTCGGGTTCATCACCGGTGGGATCGGGGCAATGGGTGTCATTCTCGCAACAACAATTGACAATGTGGTATTATTGTTTATTTCGTTATTCGTCTATGGAGCAGGTACATCGACGAATTTACAGGCACGTTATGCCGGAACAGATTTAGCCAATGAAAAGCAACGCGCGACAGCGATCAGTATCGCGATGGTTTCTACTACTATTGGTGCAGTGGCCGGCCCGAATTTAGTGACACCGATGGGGAACTTCGCAATGACATTGGGGATTCCAGCTCTGGCAGGGCCATTCATATTAGCAGCAGCTGCGTACCTCGTAGCAGGGCTAACATTATTTCTGTATTTACGTCCTGACCCATTTCTGGTTGCAAAAGCAATTGCTGTACAGCAGGAAGTGCAAGTTGATTCAAACAGTACAGAAGTAAGTAAAAAACTACATTATAAAATAAACCGAATTGGTATTGTTGTCGGTGCGATGGTTCTCGTCTTGTCTCATCTCATCATGGTAGCAATCATGACGATGACACCAATTCATATGCAAAATCATGGGTCTGGACTGACAGTCGTTGGAATGGTGATTAGTTTGCATATCGCGGCAATGTATTTGCCATCGCTTGGGACAGGTCTATTAGTCGACAAAGTCGGACGTACAGCTATGGTCATTGCTTCGGGTGTCACTTTATCAGTCGCAGGTTTCATTGCAGCCTTTGCTCCAGGTGATTCCATGGCCTGGTTAACGATTGCTTTGATATTGCTGGGCCTTGGATGGAATTTTGGCTTAATCAGTGGAACAGCCATCATAATCGATTCGACTGATATGAAAACACGCGCAAAAACACAAGGTTCTGTTGATGTGTGGGTTGCTTTAGCTGGAACAGCGGGCAGTATACTGTCAGGAATTATTGTAGCCTACTCCAGTTATGCCGTTTTAGGTTTGCTCGGTATGTATCTATCATTGCTGTTGATACCGCTAATTGTTTGGAAACGTTATAAAGAGAAAAAAGAACCGTACTAA